DNA from Nitrospira sp.:
ATTCATGTATGAAAATCCGCTGCACCGAAATACAGGTTTGGCCGGCGTAGGTGAACCCGCCGGTCACGCAACGCTGCACCGCATAGTCCAGGTCGGCGTCCGGCTCCACGATCACTGCCGCATTGCCGCCGAGTTCCAGCACCACCTTCTTCTTACCGCACTTGGCCTTCAGCATCCAACCCACGGGCGCACTTCCGGTAAAACTGAGCAGCTTGAACCGGGGCTCGACGACCAGCTGCTCGGCCACCGCATTATTGCAAGGAAGCACGTTGAGACCTCCCGGCGGGACGCCGGCCTCCGTGAGCAGTTCGCCGAGCAACAGGGCCGTGAGAGGAGTCTGAGGGGCCGGCTTGATCAGAATCGAATTACCCGCCGCCAAGGCCGGAGCCACCTTATGGGCGACAAGATTGAGCGGGAAATTGAACGGGGTGATGCCGAGGATCGGCCCGATGGGAAACCGTCTCGTCACCCCCCAATGCGATTCCATGCCGGGCGACCAGTCCAGCGGCACCACCTCACCGCCGATCCGTTTCGCTTCTTCCGCCGCGATCGAAAACGTCTGAATGGCTCGCCCCACCTCCCGACGCGCATCGCTCAGGGGTTTCCCGGCCTCGGTCGTCATCGTGCGGGCAAATTCCTCCTGTCTTGCTTGAAGGGCATGCGCCGCGTTCTGCAGCATGGTGGATCGTGCATGGCTCGACAGTGCACGCATGGCCGCCGCGCCTTCGACAGAGGACTGCACGGCCGCCTCTGCCTCCGCCGAACCGGCCTGACAGACATGGGCGACCGTCTCACCTGTGTAGGGATTTCGTACGGGAGCGGCAGTCGCGCTGTGGTGCCACCGACCGCCGATCAGAAATGGACGTCCATCTTTCAACGGACCAACTCCGCAAAAGAGAGGATCGTTACTGCACTGATTCCACGGGAGGCGGAACGGGAGCGGTGCGGCTCGCCTCTTCGGCATCCTGCGCCGCCGTCGCCTTGGCGATCAGTTCTTCGGTCCCCCAATCCTGTACCGCGGCCAGGGTAAAGGCTTCATAGGTCGAGACACCGTGGCACGTCGGACAATCAGGCATGGGAACCTTTCGGCAAAACGCCTCATTCAAACAGGACATGCAGACCCACAGATCCGGCTCTCCGTCCTTCGCAGGCACGGACCAAAAGGCTTGTTTCGTCCCCATAGTGCGATTCCCTCTTTCCTCGCTAGACGATGATCCTACTCACTGCTGCTGGCATTGGTCCTCTTCCGCTTCGAACGCATGATGCTTATTTCGACCCGGGCGACGAAAGCAGTTTTTCGATTTCTTCTTCGAAGGCCTCGAAGGGAAAGGCTCCGGGTATGGCGATCGCAGGATCCTTGGCGGTCGGTTGCTGCGTCGTGCGCATCAGGACAAAACCGGGGGTGCCGCGAAAGCCCCAGGAATTCGCTTCCTGCCGGTCTTGAAAGATGGCTTGCACATAGGGGGCATCGCGCAAACATTGCCGGAACAGGGATTGATTGAGCCCGATCGCTTTGGCGTGCTGCGAGTAGCTGTCCGCATCGAGCCGCCCGTCTGAGGAAAACAACCGGTCGTGCATCGGCCAATAGGCCCCCTGGTCTCCGGCACAACGGGCTGCGAGGGCGGCGGTCAGTCCAGGCCCCTGATCGGCGCGCGGATAGTCTTTGTAGAGGAAGCGCACCTTCCCGGTCTCGACATAGCGCGCTTGAATCCTGGGCCAGGTTTCCTTGAAAAACTTGAGGCAATACCCGCACGTGAAGTCTGAGTACTCGATCATCGTCAACGGGGCATCCACCTTGCCCCTCATGCGGCTATCGACCGCCGGCGTCCCAGCAGCCCACGCTACACCGCTGGCCAGCAGGAGCAGGATGGATACACCGGCCCTCCACAACCAGGGTTTTGGCGTGATCATACAGAGACACTCTTGGTGCGCCTTCGCTCCAACAGCCCCAGCATGAGCAGCGGCCACACCAACGTCGCATCGCTGAGGACCTCTGCGAAACGCCCGCCCTCGGCAGGCGGCACGAACTTGCCCCAGGAGATGCCCTCTTGATAGGTGCAGCCGCTCAACCCGCCCCAGTAGTCCGGCTCAGGACAAATCCGGACGCCATAGTGGAACCGCGGCGGCTTCACATTC
Protein-coding regions in this window:
- a CDS encoding Aldehyde dehydrogenase, with the protein product MKDGRPFLIGGRWHHSATAAPVRNPYTGETVAHVCQAGSAEAEAAVQSSVEGAAAMRALSSHARSTMLQNAAHALQARQEEFARTMTTEAGKPLSDARREVGRAIQTFSIAAEEAKRIGGEVVPLDWSPGMESHWGVTRRFPIGPILGITPFNFPLNLVAHKVAPALAAGNSILIKPAPQTPLTALLLGELLTEAGVPPGGLNVLPCNNAVAEQLVVEPRFKLLSFTGSAPVGWMLKAKCGKKKVVLELGGNAAVIVEPDADLDYAVQRCVTGGFTYAGQTCISVQRIFIHESVAAAFTENLVGLVRRLETGDPGNERTVVGPLIDSGAAERIEGWIGEAVTQGAQLLSGGTRAGSVVQPTVLSEVTATMKVSCREVFGPLVTVTPYHEFDAVLRSVNESDYGLQAGIFTQNVGRIFRAFEQLDVGAVLANEIPTFRADHMPYGGVKDSGIGREGVRYAIEDMTEPKLLVMNLRPS
- a CDS encoding Periplasmic thiol:disulfide interchange protein DsbA, which produces MITPKPWLWRAGVSILLLLASGVAWAAGTPAVDSRMRGKVDAPLTMIEYSDFTCGYCLKFFKETWPRIQARYVETGKVRFLYKDYPRADQGPGLTAALAARCAGDQGAYWPMHDRLFSSDGRLDADSYSQHAKAIGLNQSLFRQCLRDAPYVQAIFQDRQEANSWGFRGTPGFVLMRTTQQPTAKDPAIAIPGAFPFEAFEEEIEKLLSSPGSK